The stretch of DNA TTGTCATCGACTGCGAGAACTCGATCTGCGTCACCATCAAACGCAAAGCCTAAAGTCGCGCGATGTTCTTGTACCGCTGCTTGTAAGGACGTTAAGCATGTAGAACCGCAGTCAACATTAATGCGATCGCCGTTGGCGCGGTCGTGTAAGCAAACGACTTCAGCACCCATATCCCGAAATACTGCTGGTGCTAAGTCTACTGCTGCCCCCCATGCTAAATCCAACACAACGCGCATTCCTGCAAGGTCACAATGACGTAGCAAGGGTTTTTTGAGCGATTCAGTATAATTCTTTACTAAGTCAGAACGTGAATACGAACGACCCCAGGCATTTTGGCTGATACAAAGGTTTGTCTGACTGCGCACGCCTGCTTCAATTTCAGCTTGCCAAGTTTGCGGTAACTTAGCACCATCAGATCCAAAAAATTTGATACCGTTATCCGCTGGTGGATTGTGGCTGGCAGAAATCATCACACCACCGATCGCATTGGTGATACTCGTCAAGTAGGCAACGCAAGGCGTAGGACATAAACCGAGATGCCACACTTCTAATCCAGAAGATGCTAAGCCTGATGCAACCGCCATCGCTAGCATATCACTAGAATTACGCGAATCTTGTCCGACAATAATAGGTCCTAGTTCGCGCGAGTTTTGGCGCAATACGACTCCAGCCCAGAAGCCTACTTGCAACGCTAAAGACGCTGTGAGTAATTCTCCGACCCGTCCGCGAATGCCATCTGTACCAAAGAGTGGCGAATCTGGTAATGCGATCGCAGATGCTTGATATTCTGTTGTTTTTGGTCGCGATATCACCTGGGTAGATTCAGCGCTTGCCGGACTTTGAATGCCAACGGGAGACGATACCATAATTTTTTTTCACTCCTCACACAACTAGTTCACGCTAGGAGAATATCATTTTCTAATCTGGCGCTTAATATTGTTTTAACTTTATTCCAACTTTATTAAATAGATATAAAAAATTTATTGTATGTCTGATTATTTCACCTCAGTATAAGCCGCAATCTCTTTACAGATGCTTTACACTTGGGCGATCGAGTTGACTAATCAATAATAAAGCTGACAATTTACTGCT from Chroococcidiopsis sp. TS-821 encodes:
- the glmM gene encoding phosphoglucosamine mutase produces the protein MVSSPVGIQSPASAESTQVISRPKTTEYQASAIALPDSPLFGTDGIRGRVGELLTASLALQVGFWAGVVLRQNSRELGPIIVGQDSRNSSDMLAMAVASGLASSGLEVWHLGLCPTPCVAYLTSITNAIGGVMISASHNPPADNGIKFFGSDGAKLPQTWQAEIEAGVRSQTNLCISQNAWGRSYSRSDLVKNYTESLKKPLLRHCDLAGMRVVLDLAWGAAVDLAPAVFRDMGAEVVCLHDRANGDRINVDCGSTCLTSLQAAVQEHRATLGFAFDGDADRVLAVDDKGRAVDGDYILYLWGQALQAQQQLPDNLIVSTVMANLGFERAWEKIGGKMIRTPVGDQYVQAEMTRTGGMLGGEQSGHILCRHYGITGDGLLTALHIAALVQSAKVPLSEMVNQSFTTYPQLLRNVRVENRDRRMNWNQCAPVQKAIAQAEAAMGDRGRILVRASGTEPVIRVMVEAASADLAQYWTDNLVLAVQQHLA